The window GGATTCAGTGGTTATTCCAGGCAAAGAAAAGATACAGCGGGTTGAGTGTGTTAAATTATATGGTCACATCAAACCATGTTCATCTGCTTGTATTTGATAATGCCGGCCGGAATGTGATCCCGGATTCAATAAGGTTGGTTGCGGGCAGAACCGGTCAGGAATACAATGTCCGCAAAAACAGGAAGGGTGCATTCTGGGAGGATCGTTATCATGCTACAGCAGTGGAAAGTAACCGCTATTTAAGGCAATGTATCACATATATCGATATGAATATGGTTCGTGCAGGCGTTGTAGAGCATCCCGTCCAATGGGAGTTTTGTGGATATAATGAAATTTTCTGTCCCAGGAAAAGAAAAGGCATTATTGATTTTGACCGGTTGATGGATTTGCTGGGATTTGAAAATCATGATGATTTAAAAGCTGCTCACTGCAAATGGGTGGGAAGTGAGTTGCAGACTGACCATAAAGGTAAGGAAAACAAGTGGACGCAGAGCATTGCTGTGGGAAGTAAAGCGTTTATCAAGAACATAAAAGACTCCCTTGGATTCAGGGCAAAAGGCAGAAAGATAATTTGTGCTGACGATGCCTTTGAACTTCGGGAAACGCTGACTCCATACGGCAGAGCTGATAATCTGGATTACGGGAACACTTTTTTATGGGATCAACTACAACCACATCCTTAATCAGCCAGTTTGAGCATGAAAATTGATCGATTAAGGCCAAAATACCGACGATTTTTGAAGTCTTTTATAAGTTTTTCAATATGTTACTGTGGCCCGACCCTAAGCCGACCCTAAGCCGACTCTAAGCCGACACCCCAAGCCGATCCACTCCAGCAGGTGGCCCGGAAGAAAGTTGCCGGAGGTCTGTGTACGGACTGGGGTTGAACCGTACGGACATGGGCTGAATGAGGCTCTGTAACGGCTACCAGACGAAAGGAAGGTAGCTGGAGGAACGCGAGGGAATACCATAAGGAAAAAAACCGATGAACAATAAAAGAAAACCCCATGCTTCAACTGTGAAGCACAAGGCTGACCCCGTATCCAAAATGAATCCAGTTGCATCACTACTCGACTATATGGTTGATGCCGGGAATTGTAGACCTACGCCAAAAAGGAGCGCATGATGCTTACTCGCCAGCAGTTTGTGACCCATCTGACTGCCGACAACTACTTC is drawn from Desulfobacterales bacterium and contains these coding sequences:
- a CDS encoding transposase, with product MARAKRHYIPGHVWHITHRCHKREFLLRFPRDRRRWIQWLFQAKKRYSGLSVLNYMVTSNHVHLLVFDNAGRNVIPDSIRLVAGRTGQEYNVRKNRKGAFWEDRYHATAVESNRYLRQCITYIDMNMVRAGVVEHPVQWEFCGYNEIFCPRKRKGIIDFDRLMDLLGFENHDDLKAAHCKWVGSELQTDHKGKENKWTQSIAVGSKAFIKNIKDSLGFRAKGRKIICADDAFELRETLTPYGRADNLDYGNTFLWDQLQPHP